One Candidatus Thermoplasmatota archaeon genomic region harbors:
- a CDS encoding type II secretion system F family protein has translation MKKAELKIIKPKEYDFWIKLAIIITSLALGIIFSVLYINSTITATAGEAVIKAESGNISYLALAVLLPIGPISFYQHFKIKKLDKMEEKLPDFLRDLSEYWRGGLSMTAAITALSKTEYGALTKEVSKMATQISWGIAFQEVLKLLAERVKTKLVQRSVSLVEEANRAGGRISDILITASNDAREIKWLELERRKGTAMYVIVIYVGFFVYLAVVAILSGIFLPAVVSAGVEATQFGGGGLGGAAIAEVDIALLAFILFCSVLIQSLGNGIVGGLMCEGKVIPGLKHAFIMGCIGWITFAFVIYPLVGLAPSPL, from the coding sequence TTGAAAAAAGCCGAGCTTAAAATTATAAAGCCGAAAGAATACGACTTCTGGATAAAATTAGCTATAATTATAACATCGCTTGCTTTAGGAATAATTTTTTCTGTACTTTATATCAATTCAACAATAACAGCAACTGCTGGTGAAGCAGTAATAAAAGCAGAAAGTGGAAATATAAGTTATTTAGCGCTCGCAGTCCTCTTACCAATAGGGCCTATAAGTTTTTATCAGCATTTCAAAATAAAAAAATTAGATAAAATGGAAGAGAAGCTTCCTGATTTCTTGCGCGATTTATCAGAGTATTGGCGTGGAGGCTTAAGCATGACTGCAGCTATAACAGCACTTTCTAAAACTGAGTACGGGGCTCTAACTAAAGAAGTCAGTAAAATGGCAACTCAAATATCATGGGGAATTGCTTTTCAAGAAGTTCTCAAACTGCTTGCGGAAAGGGTGAAAACTAAACTTGTACAGCGAAGCGTATCTTTGGTTGAGGAAGCGAATCGTGCTGGCGGGAGAATAAGTGATATTCTCATTACCGCTTCTAACGACGCGCGCGAAATAAAATGGCTTGAGTTAGAGAGGAGGAAAGGTACTGCAATGTATGTGATAGTAATCTACGTGGGATTTTTTGTTTATCTCGCAGTTGTAGCAATACTTTCAGGCATCTTTCTGCCTGCAGTGGTATCTGCAGGCGTTGAGGCTACACAGTTTGGAGGGGGCGGGCTTGGCGGAGCAGCTATTGCTGAAGTTGACATAGCACTCCTGGCATTCATATTGTTCTGCTCAGTTTTGATTCAATCTTTGGGCAATGGCATAGTCGGAGGACTTATGTGTGAAGGTAAGGTTATCCCAGGCTTAAAGCATGCCTTTATAATGGGCTGTATAGGCTGGATAACATTTGCGTTTGTAATCTATCCGTTAGTAGGCTTAGCGCCATCCCCTCTCTAA
- a CDS encoding type II secretion system F family protein, which translates to MVLTAYQRLCYKALGGLAKGAAAKSYRLKDELLCARIELLPEAYLAYTWLNTVIGVFVGFVAAVIINLLLPSFLPLPDIFHRLIFILLPILFGAGTYAVFISAPSSRAKKRKRDIDRRLPYAANFIAAMASAHAAPQTIFRSLGKQEEIYGEISKEASWIYRDTTALGVDLITALKNASLRSPSEKFRDFINGTIGTLTAGGDLKTYFISRAEYYMREGRREQRDFIETLGILGESYLVVAVATPLLLLIMMVVMSWVGGGGFEFSPGIMALIIFILLPVIHLAYAYIIWSASPGM; encoded by the coding sequence ATGGTACTTACTGCATATCAAAGGTTATGTTACAAAGCGCTAGGAGGACTTGCTAAAGGGGCTGCGGCTAAAAGTTATAGATTAAAAGACGAGCTTCTATGCGCTAGAATCGAGTTATTGCCAGAAGCTTATCTGGCATATACATGGCTTAATACTGTAATAGGAGTATTTGTAGGCTTTGTAGCAGCTGTAATAATCAACTTACTGCTGCCTTCTTTTCTACCACTGCCTGACATTTTCCACCGACTTATTTTCATTCTATTACCTATCTTGTTTGGAGCCGGTACTTATGCAGTATTCATCTCTGCACCTTCTAGTAGGGCTAAAAAGAGGAAAAGAGACATTGACAGGCGTTTACCTTATGCAGCTAATTTTATTGCTGCAATGGCAAGTGCTCATGCAGCTCCTCAGACTATATTTAGATCGTTGGGCAAGCAGGAAGAAATATATGGCGAAATATCTAAAGAAGCTTCTTGGATATATCGCGATACTACCGCGCTGGGAGTTGATTTAATTACTGCACTTAAAAACGCAAGTTTGCGAAGCCCTTCTGAAAAATTCCGAGATTTTATTAATGGTACGATTGGCACACTAACAGCTGGTGGTGATTTGAAAACTTATTTTATCTCAAGAGCTGAATATTATATGAGGGAGGGTAGAAGAGAGCAACGTGATTTTATAGAGACTTTAGGAATACTGGGCGAAAGTTATTTAGTAGTAGCTGTTGCTACGCCTCTACTGCTCTTAATAATGATGGTTGTAATGTCTTGGGTCGGTGGTGGCGGCTTCGAATTTTCGCCCGGTATCATGGCTTTAATTATATTCATACTATTGCCTGTTATCCATTTAGCATATGCATATATAATCTGGTCTGCATCCCCTGGAATGTGA